In Phaseolus vulgaris cultivar G19833 chromosome 10, P. vulgaris v2.0, whole genome shotgun sequence, a single genomic region encodes these proteins:
- the LOC137813338 gene encoding NDR1/HIN1-like protein 10 produces MTNTILFTIPICFFVKNATLTSFTYTNTTLHYNLTLQLSIPSKFTTLDYINVVASYNNITFASQPDETLIEGFTGLSIHFNGERVLALSANQHSELDSDNMSGIYNISVKFWPSKKISTPTKVLCDLQIPMNNSILCDWIKD; encoded by the coding sequence ATGACAAACACGATACTTTTCACAATCCCAATAtgtttttttgtgaaaaatgcAACTCTCACTTCTTTCACCTACACCAACACCACCCTCCATTACAACCTCACCCTGCAACTCAGTATACCTAGCAAATTCACCACCCTCGACTACATCAACGTCGTCGCCTCCTACAACAACATCACATTTGCCTCTCAACCCGATGAAACCCTAATTGAAGGTTTCACAGGATTGAGCATTCATTTCAATGGTGAACGCGTTCTTGCACTCTCTGCGAATCAACATTCAGAGTTGGACAGTGACAACATGTCAGGAATTTACAACATCAGTGTCAAGTTTTGGCCATCGAAGAAGATTAGCACTCCTACGAAGGTTCTTTGTGACTTACAAATTCCCATGAATAATAGTATTTTGTGTGATTGGATAAAAGATtaa